The Methanolobus sp. WCC4 genome includes the window AAGAGAAGCCAGAAGCATGAACCTATGGTAGCCCATGTGATGAGCTTGTCAGTGAGTATGAGAGGAAGGTCAGCACGGAACAGACCTATCAGACCCCAGTAGTAGGCAAGGACTGCTAATGAGATGTTCTTTCCACTGAACTCAGGTAGTTGCAGGGACATCCGGTATCACCACTCCGGTATCAAGTATGAGTTCGTCAGGAACGTTAGCAAAGATGACACAGCCTTTTGGCATCTTGAAAGGTACTGTCCTGGGCAACGGTATTACATCACCGATAACCCATCCGTAAAGTCCGGGTCGGAAGTGTCTGACATCAAGACAGTGTTCCAACTGGTAGGACATGAATATCTCAAGGGTATCGAGCTTGATACAGTCCTTTATCTCAATGAGGGATGTGATCTCACCGAAGACAAGGTCATCGACAGATACATCGAACCCGAGTTCGTACCTGAAATAATCATATTCGTCAGGATCAGGCTTACTAAGACTATTATACAAACCAAGATAACCACGGAAACCTGTAGGAGTGCTCCGCACTTCAATGGTTTTGTGATTACCATCGATGAGATAAGGCCATGGACGACGGACAGCGAGGATTTTCATTCAGAATCCTCCACTTCACGACCAGGACAATTAAACAATGAATCATAAAATGAACATGCGAAAAATCCAATTGAAAAACCAATCAGAAATATACCGACATAAGGATATCTAGCTGCATGAAAAACACCAAACATGAAAATACCCACATTAAAGAGCAAAACAATATCATAACGGTCCATAAAATCAGACACGCTCCGGGTAAGCATTAGCATATTCACTTTTCAACGATTCTAAATCGGAAATTATCAAATCGACTTTGCCATTGAAGCGACCTTTAGGAAGGTCCTTAGAATAAGAATGGTGGATATACCCAAGGTCATCCATATCATTCAATATCATGGTTATCTTAATCAATATCTGACTGTCAGATTCATCAATACCCCTCAACCGATATCTGATATTGAAATAAGTGTTCCTAACAGGTTCAACAAGAACAATGGCAAACAAAGCAGTAGCCACGACAAGGGCAACAAAACTAAGGTCTATCATGATATCAATCCCTCAAATCATCGTTCATGACAGGGATATCCATGCTAAGGTCGGATGGTCCCATTGGTGGATATGGTGAAGGAGGATGTTGTGGATAGTCACCGTCATCGTCTTTATCCTTGACAATACCCCAATCATACCTCTTATGATAAGCAACACCAAGACCAACTACAACCCAAATACCCCAGAAACGGATGTACCAAGGTTCTTCATCTTCTTCATCTTCTTCTTCGTCATCATCTGCTTTTTTATACACGACTTCTTCTTCAGGCTGCTCATTATCATCTGACTTCAGTTCAGACACTGCAACCTGAAGGTCTGTGACGGAATCTGTTAAAGTGTTGATATCTTCCTGTAATGCATCCACATCTGCGATACCTGGATCGGAGGAAACTTTCAGGCCGTTGAGTTCTGCGAACTCTACCAGATAGGCAGGCATTTCTTCAGGATCGGATGTTGTGTAGGTGGTGTCTTCTGATGCAAGAACCACTTCAAAGGTCAGGTCCTTTGAATCGATGACATCACGAGTATCCCAGTCGATAAGGTCTATGGTGACACGGTTTGTACCAAGCTGGAAGTAGACACCGCTTATCCACTGTTCGACCTCAGATGAGCGACCGGCTTTAACAAGGACATCATCATCGAAGTCAAGGACATTGTTAGATATTTCCCATCTGAATTTATGGGAAACGGTGTCATCGTTCTCTATATCAAATACAACCTTGACATCCTTATCAAGTTCGACCGTTTTAATGTTCATGACATCTGACGTAGTTTCTATGTGTACATCCTCCAGGCTGACATACCATGATATGTCTTCAGAATCGGATGTGTCATCATATTCAGGCTGAGTGAAGCCAAGATAAAGTATTTCAGAGGGATTGTTAGAATAGTCGAATGCACGAAACCCGGCAACGTGATAACCGGCTTCAAGGTCTGTTGCAGTGTAGTTAAAAGAAGTTGTTCCAGTGGCAGTTACCCATGACCTTTGGTCAATTTTGACCTCTACTCTGGATATCCCGGCTGATACATTGGCATCGTTGGAGGAATCCCACGCAGTACCGGAGAGCTTTGCAGTGTCATCATCAAAATTGTTGATGTTTCCGAGAATATTAGGTGACACTGTGTCGGATGCTGAAGCTACTGGAAGTGTAAGGGTCAGAAGCACAAAGAGACTTGTGTAGATGACAGCCAGAAAAACGATGTTTCTAGCGAAGGTATCACGTGAATTATTTGTGAGGTCTATCATGCTTCAACCTCACCGAGATTACATTCAGGAGCATAGTCGCTGCATCGGCAGGAGTTCTGCCAGAGACTGAGTGAGCCATCAGGTGATATCTTGCAATCATAGGCAGCACCACATTCACAGGTGACAGTTCCAGCCCGGAAGGGTACACTTAATTCCCCTTTGCAGATAACACATTCAAGAGTACGGATATCACCGAAGTAAGATATCTTCGATTCTGAAGATGGACGTTCTCGATGCCAGGGTGTTCTGCGAAGGGATACATTATCATCTTCACGAATGACGTTGTATTCAGCACCACAGTCACATTCTACTACTTCATCACCGGGGAAGACATCCACTGAGCGACGGCAATCATGACAGAGCAATTTAATGCTGATCAGGATACCAACCCCATAGCTGCAAGGGCTTTTTCATTTGTGCTCAATTGAGCGTTAATCTGTCGATACTCAATGAGATCATCAGCATCTTCAAGACGCTTGACAAGTCGGTCGTGCTCTTCTAAGAGGTTGACCTTGTATTGGGTCATGCCTGGAATCATGAGTCAGCGCCCCTTAGAATATTTCTTGAAACAGGAGAGATAATCCTCTTCATCCCTGACATCATCACCGATACCACAATGGAACTTTCCATTTACAAAGAGATTCCATCCGATGTGCTGGAATTTCATACCACCGTGTTCGAACTCATAAGTAACAGGAATCTCATCTAAAGAAGGACACCCGACATCCATATCAAAGTCATCAGGCATGTCGGCCTCACAGACATTAATTGAAAGAATATTTCTATTGAAACACTTCAAGCAAATATCATTAAAGTATTTACACATAACACCACCATCCGAGAAAAAAGGAGGAAATTAGGCTTAGTAGCCTACGTCCTCATCGAGTTCACGCTGCTCTATCTCCTTCTGAAGAGCTACGTAATAGCTGACGGCTGTCCTGTTGGCTTCGAGCACTTTCGTGATGTAATTGTTCAGCTTGATAAGCTGAAGGATATTGATAGAAATGCTCTTCTTCCAGTCATTTGGGTCGGTGAAGGTAATGTTTGCAGGAAGTGCTACATGTGGTTTGTAGATATCCTTACCCTCTTTATCCTTCTCACCGGTCTTGAAGTTACCAGCTCTCATGTTCAGGCCGATACCGAGCTTTGGTGGTGCATATGGGAAGAATGAACCATCGTTCTTCTCACTACCAAAAGAGTCGAGATTCCTGTCAATACTGCCGAGCATGACATCAAGTTTGTCTCGGGTAGCCTGTCCCATTAGGGCAAGGTTCTGAACTGCAGTGCTGTGAGCATCGAATGTTACTTCAGGTCCATCGACCTTTTCAGTCTCTTCGAGTTTCCTGTTGTTCACTGGCTGTTCTGTTGTCTTGTTTCCTGTCTTATCCACCGTTTCAGTTTCCTTATTTACCATTTTATTTACTCCTTAATTGTTGCATAGATCACACTATGATTGTAACAATTCGTCTGTGGTCGGTTTGCTGCTGCAAGCAAGCGACTGACGAGCTAAAAGATATGCAGGGACGGCATCATGTATGAGGCGATATCGTCCATGAGATATCTTTTTGAAAATAGGGTCCTCACGTACCCTGCTGCGATACTTACGTTCGCTGAGATTCTGGAAGAATGCCTTTGTGAGATATTCCTGATCAACAAGGGAATCAAACAGGTCAACGTCCTTCAGCCATTGTGGAAGGTCATCAAATGAATCGAGTACACCCTGTAAGACCTCACGTTTGAGTTCATCATCGATGAGATGGTCATCATTGAGCCAGTTGTAGTATCCGTGGTCGAGTAAGCCGTTTATCTGGTCATATCTGCGATGCAGTTTGAAGAAGAGATATTTCTTGATGAGGTCAAGGTCCTCAAGGAAATAATCTGAAAGAGAAGGCATTGAAAGTGTGAACTGGATGTCACGGATACCGAGTATGTCTATTCTGTTCTTCAGTTCGCCTTTTAGAATTATTTCAGAACGCAGTATTTTCTTTGATTTGCGATATTCCTTATGAATATACCTTAATCTGGTAGCATCGACATCTGACCGGAACTCAGTTACCAAGAGAGGGGTATCTGCATCTATCTGGGGATTCAGGCCAACGGACCTTAACCGGTCATATTTGAGCCATAGGTGAGTACCTGGATCAACTGGCATAGGTTGATTCCAGCATACTTCACACTGGAGTATCCTGAACTGCTTCTTTACGTGAGCAACACCGGTGAAGCCGTTATGCTCCATCATTTTAATGAAGACCTGATTAGCCTTCATGACAGCAGCATCGAATACTCTTTTTTCATATTCCTTGTAAAGATGAACGCATTCAGTAGGAATGAAGTTGCTTTCCTTCAGGAATTCCGCATCATAGAGGTCAGCATATTCCGGGTGGTCCTTTACTATTTCCAGCCAGACACTGCGTTGCATGTTGACATGCATCATAAGCGAGACTGGACGACCTTTAGGTGGACGATAGTTGTAACGGTATATCGCACCCTCTTCACGCCATACATAGGACCAGCCGGAGCCGTCACGGGTCTTCTTAGGTTTTGATGTGAGAGAACAAAGGGAAAGTACTGACCTGTTCTTAACGAAGTCGAACTGTTCGTCAAGATTGACAGGACAGTACATGTCTACCTCTTCAGGAGAGTAACCAGCATCGAGATAATCACGCCTTGTGTATTCGGCACGGTCGATATCGATACTGAAAGAGAATTTAGAGTCTTCGATTATCTTCTGTACATCCTTTTTGAAGGTGAAGTACTCTTCAGAGAATACCATTATTTCAACACGGTCGAGCATGAGGTCAGGGAAGTCGAATTCTTTCCAGACACTTTGAAATGCAAGGGCTGTCCTGGCTTCCTCATATTCAATATAATTCGTCCTGATAATATCCCTGCGTTTCATTGCAAGACGTTGACGATGATTGCGCCTGATGTTATCGATCTCGATGCCAAGGCCGTTATCTTCAAGGAACTTCTCAAGACGATAGTTCAGGGAACCTATATCGTATTGGTCAAAGTTCTGTTTTTCAAGGAATGGTACTACATCTTCAAGCTCAAGGTTAAGATGTTGGGATATTTCCCTCTTGAGAGGGTCATAGAAGTCGTATTCGTTTGCCAAGGTTGCCAAGCGAAGTAGAGTAGTGTACTGTAATTCGGTGGTACTGAACTGAAGGATGTCGTTCTCTATGCGCTTCCAGAACTCTACTGGCAGAGAGTAAGCCATCCTGTCGTACACTGGTATCCTGTCAGCATCTTTGAAGAGCCTGCCAATGATAGTCTCTACTTCGCTGGATGACATGCTTAATTACCAGATGTAGAAGAGTAAGCACGTCCACAACTGAGGGGAGGTATCGGTTCATAGGAAGCGTTGAATTCCCGGAACTGACCCATAGAACATATCAGACAACCGTAGTTGTCATGATTGCAATCTGTACAGGTACTCAGCATCCTGCACCCCCGGATGGCATGATGAACTTTATAGACGGTCTACCGGTGTTACTCATGTAGAATATCTTCATAGTTCAATGCCTCCGAGGTCACAGGGAAAGGAGGGTTCGTCTGTACAGTCGAGAATGTCAGCAGCCATCTCCCTGAATGAGAGAGGTTCGACATCATCAAAATTAAAGCGTTCAAAGATATTGCCAATCGTGATATTGGCATTTGCACTGCTGTCTGGTAAATCAGCAGAGCTACTGCTATGGTTTGTTATAGGGTTCATGTTACGATTATCCAAATTGTTTTATCTGAACTTCTGGTAAAATTCAGACAAATTCAAAAAGACATAGCAAGTATATAAACTTTGCTAAATTATGTTACTAAACTGCGCTGACACGGTAACTGTTATATAAGTATATCGCATTTTAACAATTGCGCCAAAATGACAGTGTACGTGCTGGTAACACGTCATAACTGAACTGTGTAAATGATTTTCAAATCGGTTATCCAAAACACAGTTCGGAAATCACTATCAGTGGTCGTATGTGAGGATGGGACCCCATTAAAACTGGGGTTCGAATCCCCATCGGAGCACCATTCTACTTTTCTACAAAATAATTAAGCGGTTCACTTAAAGTACCGTATGACTTTTTGATATGGTTAGTAAAACCATCTTTGATGTCTATTTCTGGTCCAAAATGAGATACGTAGAGGTCCAGAGGTTATACCCTCATCCGGAATGGTGGTGGAAAGTCAGAAGGACAATAATCTTCCAGAGGAAGCTCAGAAGAAAGCTAAGAGGAAGCAACTTGAGAGATATGTGCATCCTACTCCTGCACAGCTGGAGAATGTCCTGGACTATTTTTTTAAGAATAAAAGGCCACCTTCACGATCTGCCTGGAACGAGAACCTTTTGAGATGGGCTGAGAGAGCTGACCTAGACCCATTGGGGATGAGTAGTAAGACCACCAGGAAAAGTATAGAATCCTGGATGATTACTGCAGATATTCCTCTTAATGTGATTTGTCTTCGCCAGGGACATGATAGTTTGACTTCAATGATGCATTACCAAAGCCTGCCTTTCACGGTATTGTGCCCATTTTTGTCTATTAACAAATTTCCAATTCAAATTGTTTTTTAGTACCCAATCCAATTGAGAATGGTAAGCTAATTTTTTCTTCCAGTACCAACAAGATCCAAAAAAATGGTATTATGATTCCTCCAGTTTCAAAAAAGGATTATCACAATACCTCTACCTGATTAAATAATTTACTTCGCATCAGCATCCTCCTCAGCAGCAGCCATCCCAGCAACAACCTCCTCAGCAGCAGCCATCCCAGCAGCCATCCCAGCAGCCATCTCTGTAGCTTTCTCCTCATCAGCAGCCTTCTTAGCAGCATCAGCAGCATCATCAGCAGCCTTCTTAGCATCCTTAGCAGCATCAGCAGCATCAGCAGCAGCCTTCTTAGCATCCTTAGCAGCATCAGCAGCATCAGCATCATCAGCAGCCTTCATAGCAGCTTCGGCAGCATCAGCAGCCTTCGCAGCAGCTTCAGCAGCAGCTTTCGCATCAGCAGCTTTCTCAGCAGCCGACTTAGCATCATCAGCAACCTTCTTAGCAGCTTCGGCAGCAGCTTTCGCATCAGCAGCCTCCTTAGCAGCATTCACAGCAACATCCTTCGCAGCTATCCCCACATTATAAGCCATCACAGCAGCTTCCTTCTTGAACAATTCATGATGCATCTTGCTACTCAACTTCCTTGATTGCAGTTCATTATCCACATGTCCCAGCTTTGTCAAGGTATTGGCAGCTATTATCTTTCCTTCATTTGCATCTGCAAGGATGTAACTGACCACACTACCACCAAAGTAAGTCATATGGGGTGACTTGAACCAACGTTTACTCCTGAGCTTTTCACCACTATTGGAAACAATTGTTGCATAAAGCAAATGACTTATCCCCAACTCCAAAATTTTCTCACGCAAAACAGCGAGATGTAGTGGAGAAGCAGTTTGACCATCGGCGACGGTACATAGTGTTTTATTGAATTCGTCAAAGCCAGTTATCAGGGATTTTGACTGCGCAACAAATCCTTCTGCAGCTACTTTATCGATTTTCAAGTTCTTTAATTCTATATTCTGATCTTGAATTTGAGAAGGACCATCAGTCTGCACATTGGCAGAATCAGCTTTCTGCGCATTGGAAGATTCACTTTCCATTTTCTTGATTTCCTCTTCTAACGTAGTTATTTTTTTGTCAAGACCAACAATAAGATTGTTAAATAAATATACCTGACTTTGTAAGTTCCATCGTTTGGCAAACAGTTTACTAAGTTTAGTGATAATAGAATCTTTTGAAGCTTCTGAATCTTTTAGAAAGTAGAAATCAGGTAAATAGACTGATAAGCCTACCTTTTCGATTTTCCCTGCAATCAAGGCCCGCAATGCTGTATCTGATAACGAGATATCTTTGCTTTCAAGGATGTACTCTGATTTGAATAGCTTCGCAAGGTCTGTCACAGCTCCGACAGCACTTGTTACGGTTTCCAGTGGTGAACCGATAATGGTGCCTATAATTTGTTCTATGACGGTTTTTTCTTTTTCCTCCTTAGGTACTTCTTCTTCTTCTTCTTCCTCCTTAGGTTCTTCTTCCTTGGTTTTTCCTTTCTCCGTTGCCGGAGTTAAATGCTCTTCAAGGTATTTGTTATTCTCTTTAATTTGATTATCCAGTGCTAAATGCACTTCACCCAGCTGCTTTATTACTTGCAGTCGGGGAATATCTTTAGCCGCCATGTTCAGGTCATCTACCAAAAGAATTTTACTGCTCGTCCCAAAACCCTCTTTACCAATCTGAGATACTACCGTAGTCACCAATTCACTTACCTGATAGGGTAAAGTATTGTAGGCTACCAGCCCTGTCATGGAACCAGACTTATTATCGGTAGTAGTGGTGGTTTCTTCTTCACTGGTGGTTTCTTCTTCTTCGTTGGTGGCTTCTTCATCACTCATTTTCATCACTCCACATTCTAAAGAAAAATATACAAGCTTAGATATCTTCTAAATTATGTTCCTATGCAAACA containing:
- a CDS encoding tyrosine-type recombinase/integrase — translated: MVVESQKDNNLPEEAQKKAKRKQLERYVHPTPAQLENVLDYFFKNKRPPSRSAWNENLLRWAERADLDPLGMSSKTTRKSIESWMITADIPLNVICLRQGHDSLTSMMHYQSLPFTVLCPFLSINKFPIQIVF